Proteins encoded by one window of Labrys wisconsinensis:
- a CDS encoding SMP-30/gluconolactonase/LRE family protein, which yields MPSSPDVLIACGCRLAESPIWSPAGRTLHWVDIPAGLVHRWRAETGETASWPLGEAIGSIAPCVDGSWLAATKTGIGRLVLDGGAYMPFATPEAGRPAMRFNEGKVDPRGRFLAGTMNETVREPDGTLYRLDPDLSLTPLLGDVIVPNGLCWSPDGRTMYFADTRRHAISAFDYDLDDGVPTNRRILVDLASYGGLPDGAAVDDEGCLWGALFGGGRIVRYTPDGRIDRAIALPVSQVTSLAFGGRDGRTLFVTTARHLLDEAALRSQPLAGHIFAVDAGVSGRPDPRFAGSFARRP from the coding sequence ATGCCCTCCTCGCCCGATGTCCTGATCGCCTGCGGCTGCCGGCTGGCGGAATCGCCGATCTGGTCGCCCGCCGGCCGGACCCTGCACTGGGTCGACATCCCCGCCGGCCTCGTCCACCGCTGGCGGGCGGAGACCGGCGAGACTGCGTCCTGGCCGCTCGGCGAGGCGATCGGCAGCATCGCGCCCTGTGTTGACGGCAGCTGGCTCGCCGCCACCAAGACCGGCATCGGCCGTCTTGTCCTGGACGGCGGTGCCTATATGCCGTTCGCCACGCCCGAGGCGGGGCGCCCGGCCATGCGTTTCAACGAGGGCAAGGTCGACCCGCGCGGCCGCTTCCTCGCCGGCACGATGAACGAGACGGTGCGCGAGCCCGACGGCACGCTGTACCGGCTCGATCCGGACCTGTCGCTGACACCGCTCCTCGGCGACGTCATCGTCCCGAACGGGCTGTGCTGGAGCCCGGACGGCCGGACGATGTATTTCGCCGACACCCGCCGCCACGCCATCTCGGCCTTCGACTACGACCTCGACGACGGCGTGCCCACGAACCGGCGCATCCTCGTCGACCTCGCGAGCTATGGCGGCCTGCCCGACGGCGCCGCGGTCGACGACGAGGGGTGCCTGTGGGGCGCCCTGTTCGGCGGCGGCCGCATCGTGCGCTACACCCCGGACGGGCGCATCGACCGGGCCATCGCCCTGCCGGTCAGCCAGGTCACGTCTCTCGCTTTCGGCGGGCGGGACGGGCGCACGTTGTTCGTCACCACCGCGCGCCACCTCCTCGACGAGGCGGCGTTGCGCAGCCAGCCGCTGGCCGGGCATATCTTCGCCGTCGATGCCGGGGTCTCCGGCCGCCCCGATCCCCGCTTCGCCGGCAGCTTTGCGAGGCGGCCATGA
- the iolD gene encoding 3D-(3,5/4)-trihydroxycyclohexane-1,2-dione acylhydrolase (decyclizing) produces the protein MSKPAQSFELTAAQATVLYLQRQISAFDGRRRRLVAGMFGIFGHGNVAGMGQALDEYGEALPFYQPKNEQAMVHAAIGYAKATNRTSVLACTASIGPGSTNMLTGAATATVNRIPVLLFASDTFAHRRPGNVLQQLEHPIEAEVSVNDCFRPVSRFFDRISRPEQLLTALPEAMRVLTDPAETGAVVIAFPQDVQGEAFAYPAAFFEERTWTIRRRVPHEDDIAEAAALLLKARRPLVIAGGGVRYSQAEAALVAFCNGFGIPVAETFAGKGTARDAELLLGGAGVTGTGAAGRIAEGADLVLCIGTRLQDFATGSRSGFHDPAVRFVGINVNAADAHKLGAAAVVGDARLSLEALAGRLKAEGYATSPAYRQEARAAVSAWKDRYAADILHKQGQPMNQGTITRLVNEAAGAGDVVVAAAGTPPGEILKAWDNGAGSDCFLEFGFSCMGHEIPAGLGVRIARPDQGEVYVVIGDGTYLLSPTELVTAAQEGLKVTVVVIENYGYQCIRDLQEGTTGTENFGNEFRRRSAGERQPNGAYLEVDYAANARSMGATTFSADTPEDLQAALAQARSVAGPVVIVAKAEKRGRSIGSDVWWDVGVAATTKAEQTREAVSRFLAGRKHQRALV, from the coding sequence ATGTCCAAGCCGGCCCAATCCTTCGAGCTGACGGCGGCCCAGGCCACGGTGCTCTACCTGCAACGGCAGATCTCGGCCTTCGACGGCCGGCGCCGGCGGCTGGTGGCCGGCATGTTCGGCATCTTCGGCCACGGCAATGTCGCGGGCATGGGCCAGGCGCTGGACGAGTATGGCGAGGCGCTGCCGTTCTACCAGCCCAAGAACGAGCAGGCGATGGTGCACGCCGCCATCGGCTACGCCAAGGCGACGAACCGGACGTCCGTGCTCGCCTGCACCGCCTCGATCGGCCCGGGCTCGACCAACATGCTGACCGGGGCGGCGACGGCGACCGTCAACCGCATCCCGGTCCTGCTCTTCGCCTCCGACACCTTCGCCCATCGCCGTCCCGGCAACGTGCTGCAGCAGCTCGAGCACCCGATCGAGGCCGAGGTCTCGGTCAACGATTGCTTCCGGCCGGTCAGCCGCTTCTTCGACCGCATCTCCCGGCCCGAGCAGCTCCTCACCGCCCTGCCGGAGGCGATGCGGGTGCTGACCGACCCGGCCGAGACCGGCGCGGTGGTGATCGCCTTCCCGCAGGACGTGCAGGGCGAGGCCTTCGCCTATCCCGCCGCCTTCTTCGAGGAGCGCACCTGGACCATCCGCCGCCGCGTGCCGCACGAGGACGACATCGCCGAAGCCGCGGCGCTGCTGCTGAAAGCCCGCCGTCCGCTCGTCATCGCCGGCGGCGGCGTGCGCTACTCGCAGGCCGAGGCGGCGCTCGTCGCCTTCTGCAACGGCTTCGGCATTCCCGTCGCCGAGACCTTCGCCGGCAAGGGCACCGCGCGGGACGCCGAGCTGCTGCTGGGCGGCGCCGGCGTCACCGGCACCGGCGCCGCCGGGCGCATCGCCGAGGGCGCCGACCTGGTGCTCTGCATCGGCACCCGCCTGCAGGACTTCGCCACCGGCTCGCGCTCGGGCTTCCACGATCCCGCCGTGCGCTTCGTCGGCATCAACGTCAACGCCGCCGATGCCCACAAGCTCGGCGCCGCCGCGGTGGTCGGCGATGCCCGCCTGTCGCTCGAAGCGCTCGCCGGCCGGCTGAAGGCGGAGGGCTACGCCACATCGCCGGCCTATCGGCAGGAGGCGCGCGCGGCCGTGTCGGCCTGGAAGGACCGCTATGCCGCCGACATCCTGCATAAGCAGGGCCAGCCGATGAACCAGGGCACCATCACCCGCCTGGTCAACGAGGCGGCGGGCGCCGGCGACGTGGTGGTCGCGGCCGCCGGCACGCCGCCGGGCGAGATCCTCAAGGCCTGGGACAACGGCGCCGGCTCCGACTGCTTCCTGGAATTCGGCTTCTCCTGCATGGGCCACGAGATCCCGGCCGGCCTCGGCGTGCGCATCGCCCGGCCCGACCAGGGCGAAGTCTATGTCGTCATCGGCGACGGCACCTATCTCCTGTCGCCGACCGAGCTGGTCACGGCGGCGCAGGAAGGGCTGAAGGTCACGGTCGTGGTGATCGAGAATTACGGCTACCAGTGCATCCGCGATCTGCAGGAAGGCACGACGGGCACGGAGAATTTCGGCAACGAGTTCCGCCGCCGCAGCGCCGGCGAGCGCCAGCCGAACGGGGCCTATCTCGAGGTCGACTATGCCGCCAACGCCCGGTCCATGGGCGCGACGACCTTCAGCGCCGATACGCCGGAAGACCTGCAGGCGGCGCTGGCGCAGGCGCGCTCCGTCGCCGGCCCGGTGGTGATCGTCGCCAAGGCGGAGAAGCGCGGCCGCTCGATCGGCTCCGACGTCTGGTGGGACGTCGGCGTCGCCGCAACGACCAAGGCCGAGCAGACGCGCGAGGCCGTGAGCCGCTTCCTCGCCGGGCGCAAGCACCAGCGCGCCCTGGTGTGA
- the iolG gene encoding inositol 2-dehydrogenase, translating to MLTLALFGAGRIGRIHARSIARHPRARLSHVVDPDGAAAAAVAAEAGGVPADAEAVFADPAVDAVVIASTAETHGTLIERAAASGKAIFCEKPIDRSTERTRAAIRTLRRAGTSLFLGFQRRFDPSFAALQQRLAAGEIGRPELVVLTSRDPAPPPIPYIEHSGGLFRESMVHDFDVARWLLGEEPTEVYATGSCLVDPRIAAVGSPDTAAVTLKTAGGAICVITLSWRAAYGYDQRAEVLGSAGMLRLDNRQATSVVKADAASIAGDRPLPFFLERYAEAYEAELDAFVTALESGTPFRPNEEDGLRALILADCAEQSARAGLPVAVPGELEVGS from the coding sequence ATGCTCACGCTCGCCCTGTTCGGCGCCGGCCGCATCGGCCGGATCCACGCCCGGTCCATCGCCCGCCATCCGCGCGCGCGGCTGAGCCATGTCGTCGACCCCGACGGCGCGGCCGCCGCGGCGGTGGCGGCCGAAGCCGGCGGCGTGCCGGCCGATGCCGAGGCCGTGTTCGCCGATCCGGCAGTCGACGCCGTGGTCATCGCCAGCACGGCCGAGACCCATGGCACGCTGATCGAGCGGGCGGCGGCGAGCGGCAAGGCGATCTTCTGCGAGAAGCCGATCGATCGCAGCACCGAGCGCACCCGCGCCGCGATCCGTACCCTGCGCCGGGCCGGGACCAGCCTGTTCCTCGGCTTCCAGCGCCGCTTCGACCCGAGCTTCGCCGCCTTGCAGCAGCGCCTCGCCGCCGGCGAGATCGGCCGTCCCGAGCTCGTCGTGCTGACCAGCCGCGACCCCGCGCCGCCGCCGATCCCTTACATCGAGCACTCGGGCGGGCTGTTCCGCGAATCCATGGTCCATGATTTCGACGTGGCGCGCTGGCTGCTGGGCGAGGAGCCGACCGAGGTCTACGCCACCGGCTCCTGCCTGGTCGACCCACGCATTGCCGCCGTCGGCAGCCCGGACACCGCAGCCGTGACGCTGAAGACCGCCGGCGGCGCCATCTGCGTCATCACGCTGTCCTGGCGCGCCGCCTATGGCTACGACCAGCGCGCCGAGGTGCTGGGCTCGGCCGGCATGCTGCGGCTCGACAACCGCCAGGCCACCAGCGTAGTCAAGGCCGACGCCGCGTCCATCGCCGGCGACCGGCCCTTGCCCTTCTTCCTCGAACGCTATGCCGAGGCCTACGAGGCCGAGCTCGACGCTTTCGTCACCGCGCTGGAGAGTGGGACGCCGTTCCGGCCGAACGAGGAGGACGGGCTGCGCGCCCTGATCCTGGCCGACTGCGCCGAGCAGTCCGCCCGCGCCGGCCTGCCCGTCGCCGTGCCCGGAGAGCTGGAGGTCGGCTCATGA
- a CDS encoding SMP-30/gluconolactonase/LRE family protein: MTRRAELLFPAQTELGECPVWDAARDCLFFMDVSEKRLHRLDWRNRALGTLDLPAIGGGLVLGRDGALIAGLQTGLHRIDPERGTVSFLVDPEPDRPDNRLNEAKCDPQGRLWIGSMSTRDRLPCGRLYRMERDGRIAAVLDGIIIPNALVWTGPQTMLFADSARRLIWSFRCDPETGALSERRVWADCSAAPGMPDGIALDAEGCLWNAEFGGGRIVRYDPAGRPIETVPLPATQVTTCAFAGEGLRQLVVVTTKRLLDARGRQAQSHAGDLFVIEPPAPGAPVPLFG, from the coding sequence ATGACGCGCCGGGCTGAGCTGCTCTTTCCCGCCCAGACCGAGCTCGGGGAATGCCCGGTCTGGGACGCCGCGCGTGATTGCCTGTTCTTCATGGACGTCAGCGAGAAGCGCCTCCACCGCCTGGACTGGCGCAACCGCGCCCTCGGCACGCTCGACCTGCCCGCCATCGGCGGCGGCCTGGTGCTCGGGCGCGATGGGGCGCTCATCGCCGGGCTCCAGACCGGCCTCCATCGCATCGATCCCGAGCGGGGCACGGTCTCCTTCCTGGTCGACCCCGAGCCGGACCGGCCGGACAACCGCCTCAACGAGGCCAAGTGCGACCCGCAGGGCCGGCTGTGGATCGGCTCCATGTCGACCCGCGACCGGTTGCCCTGCGGCCGGCTCTACCGCATGGAACGGGACGGACGGATCGCCGCCGTTCTCGACGGGATCATCATCCCCAATGCCCTGGTCTGGACCGGCCCGCAGACCATGCTGTTCGCCGACAGCGCCCGCCGGCTGATCTGGTCGTTCCGCTGCGATCCCGAGACCGGCGCCCTGTCCGAGCGGCGCGTCTGGGCCGATTGCAGCGCCGCGCCGGGCATGCCGGACGGCATCGCCCTCGATGCCGAGGGCTGCCTGTGGAACGCCGAGTTCGGCGGCGGGCGCATCGTGCGCTACGATCCGGCAGGTCGCCCGATCGAGACGGTTCCCCTGCCCGCCACCCAGGTGACGACCTGCGCCTTCGCCGGCGAGGGCCTGCGCCAACTCGTGGTGGTGACCACCAAGCGCCTGCTCGATGCGCGTGGCCGGCAGGCGCAGAGCCATGCCGGCGACCTCTTCGTGATCGAGCCGCCGGCGCCAGGCGCGCCGGTGCCCTTGTTCGGATGA
- a CDS encoding SDR family NAD(P)-dependent oxidoreductase has protein sequence MKRFEDKVVLVTGASTGIGLETIRRVLAEGGTVYAAHRRRTDGLDLGAARPLHLDVTDEADWGRAIETVTAEAGRLDVLVNNAGVRESGTVEETSLALWHHLIDTNLTSAFLGCRAAVPALRRAGGGAIVNVGSITGIRGTEGMVAYSASKSGLVSMTASLALDLAPDKIRVNCVCPAAIRTRMVTTWLAAAPDEAAAEQAVLRKHPIGRIGEPHEVAGVIAFLASADASFMTGLTIPVDGGRSIR, from the coding sequence ATGAAGCGCTTCGAGGACAAGGTGGTGCTGGTGACCGGCGCCTCGACCGGCATCGGCCTCGAGACGATCCGGCGCGTCCTCGCCGAGGGCGGCACCGTCTACGCCGCCCATCGGCGCCGGACCGACGGGCTCGACCTCGGCGCCGCCCGCCCGCTGCATCTCGACGTCACCGACGAGGCCGACTGGGGGCGGGCGATCGAGACGGTCACGGCCGAGGCCGGCCGCCTCGACGTGCTGGTCAACAATGCCGGGGTGCGCGAGAGCGGCACGGTGGAGGAGACCAGCCTGGCGCTCTGGCACCATCTCATCGACACCAACCTGACGAGCGCCTTCCTCGGCTGCCGCGCCGCGGTGCCGGCGCTGCGGCGGGCCGGCGGCGGGGCGATCGTCAATGTCGGCTCGATCACCGGCATCCGCGGCACCGAGGGCATGGTGGCCTACAGCGCCTCCAAGAGCGGCCTCGTCTCGATGACGGCCTCGCTGGCGCTCGACCTCGCGCCCGACAAGATCCGCGTCAACTGCGTCTGCCCGGCGGCGATCCGCACCCGCATGGTCACGACCTGGCTCGCCGCGGCGCCCGACGAGGCGGCGGCCGAGCAGGCGGTGCTCAGGAAGCATCCGATCGGCCGCATCGGCGAGCCGCACGAGGTGGCTGGTGTCATCGCCTTCCTGGCCAGCGCCGACGCCTCCTTCATGACCGGCCTCACCATTCCCGTCGATGGCGGCCGCAGCATCCGCTGA
- a CDS encoding Gfo/Idh/MocA family protein — protein sequence MERIRFGIIGSGYMAKMHSLALRNIGAFLWPDLPAIEMVRMADIVAEAAREGARRWGWADHTTDWKRVTRGEDIDVVIVITPNDSHAQYAIDAFEHGKHVFCEKPLANTVEAAERMARAARQSGKVNVVNFSYRTWPGIEFARKLIADGELGDLLHFEGHFFQDYAADPALPFAWRFDKAVAGGGAFGDIGSHIMDIACALMGPVEAIAARTRRFYETRPQGSPSARPVTVDDLTATLVQFASGAVGSVHASWAATGHKSDLGFTVIGTKGSLKFTWERNNELEFFSAADPQTTGGFRRIMLGGIHPEAAPFWYAQGQGLGYGEAFVITARRAIEAVMRNDTKASPSFEEALHVSQVIDAAYRAAETGEWASVPVSEAFRAG from the coding sequence GTGGAACGCATAAGGTTCGGAATCATCGGCTCCGGCTACATGGCCAAGATGCACAGCCTGGCGCTGCGCAATATCGGCGCCTTCCTGTGGCCGGACCTGCCGGCCATCGAGATGGTGCGGATGGCCGATATCGTCGCCGAAGCCGCCCGCGAGGGGGCGCGGCGCTGGGGCTGGGCCGACCACACCACCGACTGGAAGCGGGTGACGCGGGGCGAGGACATCGACGTGGTCATCGTCATCACGCCGAACGACAGCCATGCCCAATATGCCATCGACGCCTTCGAGCACGGCAAGCACGTGTTCTGCGAGAAGCCGCTCGCCAACACGGTGGAGGCGGCGGAGCGCATGGCGCGCGCCGCCCGGCAGTCGGGCAAGGTCAACGTCGTCAACTTCTCCTACAGGACCTGGCCGGGGATCGAGTTCGCCCGCAAGCTGATCGCCGACGGCGAGCTCGGCGATCTCCTGCATTTCGAGGGGCATTTCTTCCAGGACTATGCCGCCGATCCGGCGCTGCCCTTCGCCTGGCGCTTCGACAAGGCGGTCGCCGGCGGCGGGGCCTTCGGCGACATCGGCTCGCATATCATGGACATCGCCTGCGCGCTGATGGGGCCGGTGGAGGCGATCGCCGCCCGCACCCGCCGCTTCTACGAGACCCGCCCGCAAGGCAGCCCGTCGGCCAGGCCCGTGACGGTCGACGACCTCACCGCGACGCTGGTGCAGTTTGCCAGCGGTGCGGTCGGCTCGGTGCACGCCTCCTGGGCCGCGACCGGCCACAAGTCCGATCTCGGCTTCACCGTGATCGGGACGAAGGGCTCGCTCAAGTTCACATGGGAGCGCAACAACGAGCTCGAGTTCTTCTCCGCCGCCGATCCGCAGACGACCGGCGGCTTCCGCCGCATCATGCTCGGCGGCATCCACCCGGAGGCGGCGCCGTTCTGGTACGCGCAGGGCCAGGGACTCGGCTATGGCGAAGCCTTCGTCATCACCGCGCGGCGGGCCATCGAGGCTGTGATGCGCAACGACACCAAGGCCAGCCCGAGCTTCGAGGAGGCCCTGCACGTGTCGCAGGTGATCGACGCCGCCTACCGCGCCGCGGAGACGGGGGAATGGGCGAGCGTGCCGGTGTCGGAGGCGTTCCGCGCGGGGTGA